One window of the Candidatus Methylomirabilota bacterium genome contains the following:
- a CDS encoding carbohydrate ABC transporter permease, with product MTRPAGGRVRQIVVRLARAVVLALVAVWTLFPIYYMLVLSFTPTAELFRPEYWVRNPTLESYRFVVFQQSVFVKYFWRWMGNSVLVAGVTMGAVLVISALGSFALGRLHFGLSRVISGMTLFTYIIPASFLSIPFFKIMADYDLLDTYWALIAAMTTFASPYALWVLWDYAKTIPPEIDESAAIDGAGLLTIFYRIYLPLVLPPLIAIGTYAFFFAWNEYLYAVLFLQSEHMFTLPISMGTFLTGDDAPWNLLMALSTIYAIPPVVFYYVFRRYLTHGLVSGAVQGM from the coding sequence GTGACCCGGCCGGCCGGCGGGCGCGTCCGCCAGATCGTGGTCAGGCTCGCCAGGGCCGTGGTGCTGGCGCTGGTCGCGGTGTGGACTCTCTTCCCCATCTACTACATGCTCGTGCTGTCGTTCACTCCCACTGCCGAGCTGTTCCGGCCGGAATACTGGGTGCGGAACCCGACCCTGGAGTCGTACCGGTTCGTCGTGTTCCAGCAGAGCGTCTTCGTCAAATACTTCTGGCGGTGGATGGGGAACAGTGTCCTGGTGGCGGGCGTGACCATGGGGGCCGTCCTCGTGATCAGCGCCCTCGGCAGCTTCGCCCTCGGGCGGCTCCACTTCGGGCTCAGCCGCGTCATCTCCGGCATGACCCTCTTCACCTACATCATCCCGGCCTCCTTCCTCTCCATCCCGTTCTTCAAGATCATGGCCGACTACGATCTGCTGGACACGTATTGGGCGCTCATCGCGGCCATGACCACCTTCGCCTCCCCGTATGCCCTGTGGGTGCTCTGGGACTACGCCAAGACGATTCCCCCGGAAATCGACGAGTCGGCCGCCATCGACGGGGCGGGGCTGCTGACCATCTTCTACCGGATCTACCTGCCGCTGGTGCTTCCGCCGCTGATCGCCATCGGGACGTACGCCTTCTTCTTCGCCTGGAACGAGTACCTCTACGCCGTGCTCTTCCTCCAGAGCGAGCACATGTTCACGCTGCCCATCTCCATGGGCACCTTCCTGACGGGCGATGACGCTCCCTGGAACCTCCTGATGGCGCTCTCGACCATCTATGCGATCCCGCCGGTCGTCTTCTACTACGTCTTCCGGCGTTATCTGACCCACGGCCTGGTCTCGGGCGCGGTCCAGGGGATGTAG